A single window of Leptospira neocaledonica DNA harbors:
- a CDS encoding tetratricopeptide repeat protein: MKHASIIPILLVSVLDASSLFASPQNTDSVFVCRDTDSSGRGRAVWPAYYYSLGLESLNKARNSEGRERTEEIIEAVRNFQDYIRCSESVGVPVSAVFRWNKALAHYYLGQWKDAVSELDLAEKSDPNFRESYILKGTILLNSGEYEKAATYLETHLSKFSEDPDFYYLLSSAELALKNDAKSVLYLSSLRDLIKQKDSNPKYPEFVYLSLGKTYFALGQNTKALFYISGYLEMRPENWEIRFLLAKILDQLGKFSQAKKQLQKILQEIQGNSSVELMLGEMYFIESRSMAAGYFEDLKKKGKLNKDGVLFGLYSVLNSKYSDARRILFPLKERFPKRLSIRLGVLEIQKRDPNINKKEYIKELVEVASIALQSQLTTLAETLLLESIKITEEEKLDKRILAEQYDFLAGVYEQSGSVFRSIISVRKAIQFTSSPEDSKKYELHLAFLLRGNPPGKIQESEEIIQNILKNDPNNHYAYYLLGIVLFQSEKLEESRGAFEQAIRLEPKSSVYHFYRASTLEKLGRLPEMEADLRKSMELDPENPIAYNYLGYHYSEKGIRLDEALDLIRKAVELAPDNEAYQDSLGWIYYKKGRVDEALLHLNLAFQILQDRNEYDPTICEHLGDVHHERREFADARRFWEKSETLFQKKEDKLRIREKLERLRTNPVLNKS; this comes from the coding sequence ATGAAACACGCAAGCATTATTCCGATTCTTCTGGTATCCGTTCTGGATGCGAGTTCCCTATTTGCTTCTCCTCAAAATACAGACTCCGTTTTTGTATGTAGAGACACCGATTCATCTGGGCGTGGTAGAGCTGTTTGGCCGGCCTATTATTATTCTCTCGGTTTAGAGAGTTTAAATAAGGCTAGAAATTCGGAAGGAAGAGAAAGAACAGAAGAGATTATAGAAGCAGTTCGAAACTTCCAAGATTATATCCGTTGCTCCGAATCTGTAGGAGTTCCTGTTTCCGCGGTCTTTCGCTGGAATAAAGCATTGGCCCATTATTATTTAGGCCAATGGAAAGATGCAGTTTCCGAATTGGATCTCGCCGAAAAGTCGGATCCGAATTTTAGAGAATCTTATATTTTAAAAGGAACCATTCTTTTGAACAGCGGAGAATATGAAAAGGCCGCGACTTATTTAGAAACTCATTTGAGTAAGTTCTCGGAAGATCCTGATTTTTATTATTTATTAAGTTCTGCAGAACTTGCGCTGAAGAATGACGCAAAATCCGTATTGTATCTAAGCTCTCTCAGAGATCTGATCAAACAAAAAGATTCCAATCCGAAATATCCTGAATTTGTATATTTATCTTTGGGAAAAACATACTTCGCTTTAGGCCAGAATACTAAGGCGCTCTTTTATATTTCCGGCTATCTGGAGATGAGACCTGAGAACTGGGAGATACGATTTTTACTCGCAAAAATTTTGGACCAATTAGGAAAGTTTTCCCAAGCAAAAAAACAACTACAAAAAATTCTGCAAGAGATTCAGGGAAATTCTTCCGTGGAGTTGATGCTTGGAGAGATGTATTTTATCGAAAGTAGATCTATGGCGGCGGGTTATTTCGAGGATCTCAAGAAAAAAGGGAAACTTAATAAGGACGGGGTTTTATTCGGGCTATATTCCGTTCTGAATTCCAAATATTCAGATGCGAGGCGTATTCTTTTTCCTTTAAAGGAAAGATTTCCTAAAAGATTGTCCATTCGACTCGGGGTCTTGGAAATCCAAAAAAGAGATCCAAATATTAATAAAAAAGAATATATTAAAGAATTGGTAGAGGTTGCCTCCATCGCACTGCAATCCCAGTTGACCACACTTGCGGAAACGTTACTTCTCGAATCTATCAAGATCACGGAAGAAGAAAAACTAGATAAAAGAATTCTTGCGGAACAATATGACTTCCTGGCTGGGGTATATGAACAATCCGGCTCCGTATTCAGATCCATCATTTCCGTTCGTAAGGCGATCCAATTTACTTCTTCCCCGGAAGATTCTAAAAAATACGAATTACATTTGGCATTTTTGCTAAGAGGAAATCCTCCGGGAAAAATCCAAGAATCGGAAGAAATCATCCAGAACATTTTAAAAAATGATCCGAACAATCATTACGCGTATTATCTTTTAGGGATCGTTCTATTCCAATCCGAAAAGTTGGAAGAAAGTAGGGGAGCATTCGAACAAGCAATCCGCTTGGAGCCGAAATCATCCGTGTATCATTTTTATAGGGCGTCTACTTTAGAAAAACTAGGAAGGCTTCCTGAGATGGAAGCGGACCTTCGCAAGTCCATGGAGTTGGATCCTGAAAATCCCATTGCTTATAATTATCTAGGGTATCATTATTCCGAAAAAGGAATTCGTTTGGATGAGGCTTTAGATCTGATCCGAAAAGCGGTCGAGCTTGCTCCTGACAACGAGGCTTATCAGGATAGTTTAGGTTGGATCTATTATAAAAAGGGAAGAGTGGACGAGGCTCTTTTACATTTGAATCTCGCCTTCCAAATTTTGCAGGATAGAAATGAATATGATCCTACTATCTGCGAACATTTGGGAGATGTTCATCATGAAAGAAGAGAATTTGCCGATGCCAGAAGATTCTGGGAAAAATCGGAAACCCTTTTTCAAAAGAAGGAAGACAAACTTCGAATTCGGGAAAAATTGGAGAGGTTAAGAACAAATCCGGTCTTAAATAAATCGTAG
- a CDS encoding cysteine desulfurase family protein: MKRIKYFDYNATHPPIPGLLNKILEEYEEDFFNPSGPTRFSLARQGKIEEARKVLAKLTGKDPKGFVFVSSGTEADYSLIYFAKQFIKTTAYVSPFEHAAMYSSFRSLGVPYKTLGADKSGLVSLSELETNLKNEPGPVFVLHAGNETGVIQPIEELAEISAKYGMPFYSDLIQSFSKIPVPFSVLNGFTFSGHKIGGGLGSSVLWFDPKHLPEGGVFQGGNQENGHRAGTENSPSILALAEAAKIQFAEMENKNKRLEYYRNKIESKLKSLGAQIVAENSPRLFSTTFALLPLDDLDFFMMGMEEKGFAVSTGSSCKSRSREAAPSLLAMGYTQEEALRAIRISTGLYTTEEEVDSLLIALEETVLSIR, translated from the coding sequence ATGAAAAGAATTAAATACTTCGATTATAATGCCACCCATCCTCCTATTCCAGGTTTATTAAATAAAATCTTAGAAGAATACGAGGAAGACTTTTTTAATCCTTCCGGACCGACCCGATTTTCCTTAGCCAGACAGGGAAAAATTGAAGAAGCTAGAAAAGTTTTAGCAAAACTCACAGGAAAAGATCCGAAAGGATTCGTATTCGTATCTTCCGGAACGGAAGCGGATTATTCTCTAATATACTTCGCAAAACAATTTATAAAAACGACAGCTTATGTTTCTCCTTTCGAACATGCTGCCATGTATTCCTCTTTTAGAAGTTTAGGAGTTCCTTATAAAACATTAGGCGCTGATAAATCAGGACTTGTATCTCTTTCAGAATTAGAAACCAATCTGAAAAATGAGCCGGGACCTGTATTTGTCCTTCATGCCGGCAACGAAACTGGAGTGATCCAACCGATCGAGGAATTAGCTGAAATTTCAGCAAAATACGGAATGCCATTTTATTCGGATCTGATTCAATCCTTCTCCAAAATTCCTGTACCTTTTTCCGTTCTGAATGGATTTACATTCTCCGGTCATAAAATCGGCGGAGGTTTAGGTTCTTCCGTTTTATGGTTCGATCCAAAACATCTACCGGAAGGTGGGGTATTCCAAGGGGGAAACCAGGAGAATGGACATAGGGCCGGTACCGAAAATTCTCCCTCCATCTTGGCTTTGGCAGAAGCTGCAAAAATACAATTTGCAGAAATGGAGAATAAGAATAAAAGACTGGAATATTATAGAAATAAGATAGAATCCAAGCTCAAAAGTTTAGGAGCGCAAATAGTAGCGGAGAATTCGCCCAGACTTTTTTCCACTACATTCGCATTACTTCCCTTGGACGATCTAGACTTTTTTATGATGGGAATGGAAGAGAAAGGATTTGCAGTTTCCACAGGATCTTCTTGCAAATCCAGATCCAGAGAAGCAGCACCTTCTTTATTAGCAATGGGTTATACTCAAGAAGAAGCTCTTAGAGCAATCCGGATATCCACCGGCTTATACACAACGGAAGAAGAAGTAGATTCTTTGCTGATCGCATTGGAAGAAACTGTTCTTTCTATTCGATAA
- a CDS encoding deoxyguanosinetriphosphate triphosphohydrolase, with translation MQKDRNQIIQTENSLLAGYAVLQDETGGREYKEEEHPYRIPFQRDRDRVVHSSAFKRLQYKTQVFVYSVGENYRNRLTHTLEVAGISRTIASALGLNSLLTETIALAHDLGHTPFGHAGQDMLSDLMGEFGGFEHNKQSVRIVTILETRYPEFPGLNLSKETLKGMMKHGAEYGGSNLGKERKDEGPSLEAQCADVADEIAYTSHDIDDGLEMGYLKVEDLRSLSLWAETSEMVKGKFPKLDGKVFVRTVIRELTNSMVSSMIQTIESRISDWKIRDRSDLNTAYQEGKRIATYEPSYGEKVRELKSFLYKTLYRHPSVVVTSDRGRDIIETLFFHFRKQPDSIPETYKRRIEKEGLERCVCDYVAGMTDRYAEEMASSLRK, from the coding sequence GTGCAGAAAGACCGAAACCAAATCATCCAAACCGAAAATTCTTTACTAGCCGGTTATGCAGTATTGCAGGACGAAACCGGCGGAAGAGAATATAAGGAAGAAGAACACCCGTACCGTATTCCTTTTCAAAGAGATAGAGATAGGGTAGTTCATTCTAGTGCATTCAAAAGATTACAGTATAAGACCCAAGTTTTTGTTTATTCAGTAGGCGAAAATTATCGTAATCGTCTCACTCATACTTTGGAAGTTGCTGGAATTTCCAGGACGATCGCTTCCGCATTAGGACTCAACTCTTTACTGACGGAAACAATCGCGCTCGCACATGATCTGGGGCATACACCTTTCGGACATGCAGGCCAAGATATGCTTTCGGATTTAATGGGAGAATTCGGTGGGTTCGAACATAATAAACAATCAGTTCGTATAGTTACTATATTAGAAACACGTTATCCGGAATTCCCTGGACTCAATCTTTCCAAAGAAACCCTAAAAGGTATGATGAAACATGGGGCGGAATACGGAGGCTCCAATCTAGGAAAGGAAAGAAAGGACGAAGGCCCGAGTTTGGAAGCTCAATGTGCGGATGTTGCAGACGAGATCGCATACACAAGTCATGATATAGATGACGGTTTAGAAATGGGTTATCTAAAAGTGGAAGATCTAAGATCACTTTCTCTTTGGGCAGAAACTTCAGAAATGGTAAAAGGTAAGTTCCCGAAACTGGATGGGAAAGTATTTGTTCGAACTGTGATCCGAGAACTGACCAATAGTATGGTCTCTAGTATGATACAGACCATTGAATCCAGGATCTCCGACTGGAAAATCCGGGATCGTTCCGATCTGAATACTGCCTACCAAGAAGGTAAAAGGATTGCCACTTATGAACCTTCCTATGGGGAGAAGGTCCGGGAACTAAAATCTTTTCTTTATAAAACTTTATACAGACATCCTTCCGTGGTAGTCACAAGCGACCGGGGAAGAGATATTATTGAAACATTATTTTTTCATTTTAGAAAACAACCTGATTCCATTCCGGAAACCTACAAGAGAAGGATAGAAAAAGAAGGTTTGGAAAGATGTGTATGCGACTATGTAGCCGGAATGACCGACAGATACGCAGAAGAGATGGCTTCCAGCCTAAGAAAGTGA
- a CDS encoding DedA family protein, with translation MDLVNIPDLVNFFSRFGNEFAYLAVFSTLILCGFGLPIPEDISLVSGGVLAGLGYANEHVMFGVGMAGVLVGDGSVFLLGRIFGEKVLRIPFIAKFLTPERFSKVQEKFSQYGNWVVFMARFMPGLRMPIYLTAGTSDRISFFRFLFLDMFAAAISVPIWVYLGHYGAKNLDQLSNLVHQGQITVFALLGILVLVLVLYFTIKKKRSGK, from the coding sequence ATGGATCTAGTTAATATCCCGGATTTAGTAAATTTTTTTTCCCGCTTTGGGAATGAGTTCGCTTACTTAGCAGTTTTCTCCACCCTGATTCTCTGCGGTTTTGGTCTTCCAATTCCTGAGGATATCTCCCTGGTTTCCGGAGGGGTTTTGGCAGGTTTAGGATACGCAAACGAACATGTAATGTTCGGTGTGGGAATGGCCGGGGTTCTCGTAGGAGACGGTTCCGTTTTTTTACTCGGAAGGATTTTCGGAGAGAAAGTATTACGAATTCCTTTCATCGCTAAATTTTTAACTCCGGAAAGATTTTCCAAAGTACAGGAGAAGTTTTCCCAATACGGAAACTGGGTTGTATTCATGGCAAGGTTTATGCCTGGTCTAAGGATGCCTATCTATCTAACGGCAGGGACTTCTGACCGAATTTCTTTTTTCAGATTTTTGTTTTTGGATATGTTCGCTGCGGCGATTTCCGTTCCGATCTGGGTCTATCTTGGCCATTATGGCGCAAAAAATTTAGACCAGCTCAGCAATTTAGTCCACCAAGGCCAAATTACTGTCTTTGCATTATTAGGAATCCTTGTATTAGTCCTAGTTCTATATTTTACGATTAAAAAGAAACGTTCAGGGAAATAA
- a CDS encoding HNH endonuclease has translation MDVLTQPVLVLNATYVPVAIRTVKDAVILLILRKAELIRDEKDLFIRSEKLRFTTPRIILLTDYYKVPKRKHKLSRENIFLRDDHECVYCRRKLPSSKLTLDHVIPKSRWEEIPREKKPKEYHTWENLVTACRDCNTRKGNKLLQELKWEIPENRSTNKRRFPQFSVSTQLVEKFGWADYIRI, from the coding sequence ATGGATGTTCTTACCCAACCTGTGTTGGTGCTGAACGCGACCTATGTCCCGGTTGCGATCCGAACCGTTAAAGACGCCGTTATCCTTCTAATTCTAAGAAAAGCAGAACTCATTCGAGACGAAAAAGACCTATTTATCAGGTCTGAGAAACTTCGGTTTACTACTCCTAGAATTATTTTACTCACAGACTATTATAAAGTTCCTAAACGTAAGCATAAACTCTCTAGAGAAAATATTTTCTTAAGAGATGATCACGAATGTGTCTATTGCAGGCGTAAACTTCCTTCTTCTAAGCTCACTTTGGATCATGTGATCCCCAAAAGTCGTTGGGAAGAGATTCCCAGGGAAAAAAAACCGAAAGAATATCATACCTGGGAAAACCTGGTCACAGCCTGCAGAGACTGTAATACCAGAAAAGGAAACAAACTTCTACAAGAACTCAAGTGGGAGATTCCTGAAAATCGGTCGACAAACAAGAGACGTTTTCCACAATTTTCAGTATCCACCCAATTGGTCGAAAAATTCGGCTGGGCGGATTATATACGCATCTAA
- a CDS encoding LIC11661 family lipoprotein, translating into MSKFFPHSLLILSLFSCYNYSTNRIVSTPPTLVGITLIGTGVYELRLRAGNPEAFFNGYTLYTGSTADASRNPSDFSSGKGCELPLNLLPNQPKEYSIEVNPTAGPLAVPGPGENTNRVCKIVATLNSGDYVTLRSSVISLDLNSGTKDIYVFSMPSNTLQVP; encoded by the coding sequence ATGTCCAAATTCTTTCCTCACTCACTTCTAATTCTTTCCTTATTCTCTTGTTATAATTATTCAACGAATCGAATCGTCAGCACTCCACCTACTTTGGTAGGGATCACTTTGATTGGGACTGGAGTATACGAACTTAGGCTAAGAGCAGGAAATCCGGAAGCATTTTTTAACGGATATACTTTGTATACGGGAAGTACTGCAGATGCATCCAGAAATCCTTCCGATTTTTCTTCAGGCAAAGGATGTGAACTTCCTCTGAATCTACTTCCGAACCAACCAAAAGAATATTCTATAGAAGTAAATCCAACCGCAGGTCCTCTTGCAGTTCCGGGTCCTGGAGAAAACACAAATCGGGTCTGTAAAATTGTGGCTACTTTAAATTCCGGAGATTACGTAACTCTTAGATCTTCTGTGATCTCTTTGGATCTGAATAGTGGTACCAAAGACATCTATGTATTCTCCATGCCTTCAAATACATTACAAGTTCCTTAA
- a CDS encoding molecular chaperone DnaJ: MEDGDLLSRALDFYGLPKKFDANLVRSRFRELSRKYHPDSGEYETDLLFKELVQLRDVLLSFLETETSTILENVKEDPDGFQIYKLAKQKAAKAIEKYFQFTEGNPVFLKKEDNPALLRLREELETAKEELEEFLEKFPKSIWKEDTETTLKKIKVWFKD; encoded by the coding sequence TTGGAAGACGGGGACCTGCTAAGCCGTGCCCTGGACTTTTACGGACTTCCTAAAAAATTCGACGCAAATCTAGTCCGGAGTAGATTCCGAGAACTTTCACGTAAGTATCATCCTGATTCCGGAGAATATGAAACGGATCTTTTGTTCAAAGAGCTTGTACAGCTCAGGGATGTTCTTCTATCTTTTCTCGAGACCGAAACTTCTACAATTTTAGAAAATGTTAAAGAAGATCCGGATGGATTCCAGATTTATAAATTAGCCAAACAAAAAGCAGCCAAGGCTATCGAAAAATATTTTCAATTCACCGAAGGAAATCCTGTATTTCTAAAAAAAGAAGACAATCCTGCACTTTTACGTTTAAGAGAAGAATTAGAAACGGCTAAAGAAGAATTGGAAGAATTTTTGGAAAAATTTCCAAAAAGTATCTGGAAAGAAGATACGGAAACAACTCTTAAAAAAATAAAAGTTTGGTTTAAAGATTAA
- the fliS gene encoding flagellar export chaperone FliS: protein MSLARKSTASVEQYKSNEISTVSQGRLIVMLYEGAIRFLNVAIENNTPRKYDVVNNHILKAQEIVTELMLALNMENGGEVANNLLGIYVYIKKRLLEANMKKDSEILSEIIKYLEDLKLAWEEIEKKEKASSVVPLPTAGSRGTGLSLQG from the coding sequence ATGTCACTTGCTAGAAAATCGACGGCGTCCGTCGAACAGTATAAATCCAATGAAATTTCTACTGTGAGTCAGGGCCGACTTATCGTGATGTTATATGAAGGGGCAATTCGCTTCCTGAACGTTGCCATCGAGAATAATACACCCCGCAAGTACGACGTGGTGAATAATCATATCCTAAAAGCCCAAGAGATTGTCACCGAGCTGATGCTTGCCCTGAATATGGAAAATGGGGGAGAGGTTGCAAATAACCTACTTGGTATTTACGTTTATATTAAAAAGCGCTTACTAGAAGCTAATATGAAGAAGGATAGCGAGATCCTTTCCGAAATTATCAAATATCTGGAAGATCTAAAACTTGCTTGGGAAGAAATTGAGAAGAAAGAAAAAGCTTCTTCCGTAGTTCCATTACCAACTGCCGGTTCCAGAGGAACAGGCCTCTCCCTCCAAGGTTAA
- the purN gene encoding phosphoribosylglycinamide formyltransferase, producing the protein MASLIPKPRKKLVFLASGRGSNLEAVLQVIQKGKIPANPAFLITDNPEAPSIQIAARHNVPTKILDWKSYSKKEEYHLDLLRTLEEISPDLIVACGYMRILKPEIIRAFRNRIINIHPSLLPSFTGLHAQKQAFDYGVKIAGCTAHFVDEGVDSGPIILQGVIKIEEGMTERELTLAILKEEHKILPLAVKHFCEDRLLIKDRKVSIL; encoded by the coding sequence TTGGCAAGTCTGATTCCCAAACCCAGAAAAAAGCTTGTCTTTTTGGCCTCTGGGCGGGGGAGCAACCTGGAAGCTGTCCTTCAGGTGATCCAAAAGGGAAAAATCCCTGCAAATCCCGCATTTTTAATCACAGATAACCCGGAGGCGCCTTCTATCCAGATCGCTGCCCGCCATAATGTCCCCACCAAGATCCTAGACTGGAAGTCATATTCCAAAAAAGAAGAATATCATCTGGACCTTCTCCGAACCCTGGAAGAGATCTCCCCAGATCTAATCGTTGCCTGCGGGTACATGAGAATTCTAAAACCGGAAATTATTCGAGCCTTTCGGAACCGGATCATCAATATACATCCTTCTCTGCTCCCTTCCTTTACCGGTCTACATGCTCAAAAACAGGCATTCGATTATGGAGTGAAAATCGCTGGTTGCACTGCCCATTTTGTGGACGAGGGTGTGGATTCGGGTCCCATCATTTTGCAAGGAGTTATTAAAATCGAGGAAGGAATGACCGAAAGAGAATTGACTCTTGCCATTCTCAAAGAGGAACATAAAATCCTGCCCCTCGCGGTTAAACATTTCTGCGAAGATCGGCTCCTCATTAAAGACAGGAAGGTCTCAATCCTCTAG
- the purH gene encoding bifunctional phosphoribosylaminoimidazolecarboxamide formyltransferase/IMP cyclohydrolase, whose amino-acid sequence MIKITRALISVSDKTGLIGFAKYLESKGVEIISTGGTLKTLSENGIKAIAIDDYTGFPEILDGRVKTLHPKVHGGLLGVISKPEHKQKMEELKIPKIDLVVVNLYPFVQTVSKPGVHLDEAIENIDIGGPSMIRSASKNYRHTVVVTDPNDYKTVEESMKVNDGSVDADTSFLLMRKAFSHTAMYDTAISSWFNKLAGEKFPDILNLSFTKKQKLRYGENPHQGAAFYEPLFTKSEFSPLQGKELSFNNMLDFDAAFHISALLPDNTVCIIKHLNPCGIAYADDTLEAFRLAKRTDPISAFGGIIGIKGTVTGELAVLIGETFVEGVIAQKFEPAALEYFSKKPNVRLIEIQNFQEALDEMDLRPIHHGILLQDRDYATITEKDLKIVSKKQPTEEDIRGLMFAWSTVKFIKSNAIVYTEENATLGIGAGQMSRVDSVQLGATKALNVGLSVVGSYVASDAFFPFRDGIDAIAKVGAKAIIQPGGSIRDEEVIKAADEHGLIMVFTGMRHFRH is encoded by the coding sequence ATGATCAAAATCACTCGTGCCCTTATTTCAGTTAGCGACAAAACAGGACTTATCGGATTTGCTAAGTACCTGGAATCCAAAGGAGTGGAAATTATTTCCACCGGCGGGACCCTCAAAACACTTTCCGAAAACGGAATCAAAGCCATTGCGATAGACGATTATACCGGATTTCCGGAAATTTTGGACGGAAGAGTAAAAACTCTCCACCCTAAGGTTCATGGCGGGCTCTTGGGAGTAATCTCCAAACCGGAACACAAACAAAAGATGGAAGAATTAAAAATTCCGAAGATCGATCTGGTAGTTGTGAATTTATATCCATTCGTGCAGACCGTTTCCAAACCTGGTGTTCATCTGGACGAAGCAATAGAAAATATCGATATTGGCGGACCTTCTATGATCCGTTCCGCTAGTAAGAACTATAGACACACTGTAGTAGTAACGGATCCGAACGATTATAAAACCGTAGAAGAATCCATGAAGGTTAACGACGGTTCCGTGGACGCGGACACTTCTTTCCTTCTTATGAGAAAAGCATTCTCTCATACTGCAATGTATGATACTGCAATCTCTTCTTGGTTCAACAAACTTGCCGGGGAGAAGTTCCCAGACATTTTAAATCTTTCCTTTACTAAAAAACAAAAACTCAGATACGGAGAAAACCCTCACCAGGGAGCCGCTTTCTACGAGCCTTTGTTCACCAAAAGTGAATTCTCTCCTCTCCAAGGAAAAGAATTATCTTTTAATAATATGTTAGATTTTGATGCGGCATTCCATATCTCGGCACTTCTTCCTGATAATACTGTTTGTATCATCAAACATTTGAATCCTTGCGGGATCGCTTATGCTGATGATACATTAGAAGCATTCCGCCTGGCAAAAAGAACGGATCCTATTTCTGCATTCGGTGGGATTATCGGGATCAAAGGAACTGTCACTGGAGAACTTGCTGTTCTCATCGGAGAAACATTTGTAGAAGGTGTGATCGCTCAAAAATTCGAGCCTGCCGCTCTGGAATATTTCTCTAAAAAGCCGAATGTTCGTCTGATCGAGATCCAAAATTTCCAAGAAGCATTGGATGAAATGGATCTAAGACCGATCCATCACGGAATTCTTCTACAAGATAGAGACTACGCCACCATCACCGAAAAAGATCTAAAGATCGTTTCTAAAAAACAACCTACCGAGGAAGATATCCGAGGTCTGATGTTCGCTTGGTCTACCGTAAAATTTATCAAGTCAAACGCGATCGTCTATACGGAAGAGAACGCTACTTTAGGAATTGGCGCAGGACAAATGTCCAGAGTGGATTCAGTTCAATTAGGTGCGACCAAGGCTCTAAACGTTGGACTTTCTGTTGTAGGTTCTTATGTGGCGAGTGATGCATTTTTCCCATTCAGAGATGGAATAGATGCGATCGCTAAAGTAGGAGCAAAAGCAATCATCCAACCCGGAGGTTCTATCCGGGACGAAGAAGTGATCAAAGCAGCCGACGAGCATGGCTTGATCATGGTGTTCACTGGCATGAGGCATTTTAGGCATTAA
- the fsa gene encoding fructose-6-phosphate aldolase: protein MELYLDTANVDEIKEIASYGLLDGVTTNPSLIAKSGRNFKEVIKEICAIVPGPVSAEVIAIKHEDMLKEADELVKIAPNVVIKVPLIPEGLKTVVKLTEKGIPTNVTLCFSAPQALLAAKAGATYISPFIGRVDDTSWDGMELISEIREIYDNYGYETKILAASIRGPMHLKESALRGADCATMPISAYQQLFKHPLTDIGLEKFLEDAKKLKW from the coding sequence GTGGAATTATATTTAGATACAGCCAATGTGGACGAGATCAAGGAGATCGCGTCCTACGGTCTTTTGGACGGAGTTACTACAAACCCATCTCTCATTGCTAAATCGGGCCGTAATTTTAAAGAAGTGATCAAAGAGATCTGTGCGATTGTGCCAGGCCCTGTGAGTGCAGAAGTGATCGCAATCAAACACGAGGATATGCTGAAAGAAGCGGACGAATTAGTAAAGATCGCTCCGAACGTCGTCATCAAGGTTCCTCTTATTCCGGAAGGATTAAAAACCGTAGTAAAACTTACTGAGAAAGGAATTCCTACAAATGTAACTCTTTGTTTTTCCGCTCCTCAGGCCCTTCTCGCTGCGAAAGCAGGAGCTACTTATATTTCTCCTTTTATCGGTCGTGTAGATGACACTTCTTGGGATGGAATGGAACTGATTTCCGAGATCAGAGAAATCTATGATAACTACGGTTATGAGACTAAGATCTTGGCTGCTTCTATCAGAGGACCTATGCATTTGAAAGAATCCGCTCTTCGTGGAGCAGATTGTGCTACTATGCCGATTTCTGCCTATCAGCAGCTATTCAAACACCCACTCACCGATATCGGTTTGGAAAAATTCTTAGAAGACGCTAAAAAATTAAAGTGGTGA